From a single Cyprinus carpio isolate SPL01 chromosome A3, ASM1834038v1, whole genome shotgun sequence genomic region:
- the LOC109055615 gene encoding carbohydrate sulfotransferase 12-like — protein sequence MALSQSKSTKMGKSRLFRIFMIVGAVFMILLIIIYWDDVGASNFYLHTTISGPHPSRLSPQSRRGPEKKVEEDKESSFLMDIDAFVSQFLEGTADPTEQVRGEPPPGDPHNQSSEKSEEKFVPRREWKIHLTPIDPEKKQRQDSRRQLIQDVCSNKSYFDFPGKNRTFDDIPNKELDHLIVDDRHGIIYCYVPKVACTNWKRIMIVLSESLLLDGVPYQDPLDVPQELIHNSSLHFTFNKFWKRYGKFSRHLMKIKLKKYTKFLFVRDPFVRLISAYRNKFEQENEDFYKRFAVVMLRKFSNYSDPPASVVDAFAAGIRPSFSNFVQYLLDPNTEKEMPFNEHWRQIYRLCHPCQINYDFVGKLETLDEDAEHLLRILRVDNVVEFPQSHRNRTVSSWEQDWFANIPLESRKELYRLYEADFKLFGYSKPEKLVHE from the coding sequence ATGGCTCTTTCTCAGTCAAAATCAACCAAAATGGGAAAGTCCAGACTGTTCCGCATTTTTATGATTGTGGGTGCCGTCTTCATGATTCTTCTTATAATCATATACTGGGATGATGTGGGGGCCTCTAATTTTTACCTGCACACAACCATCTCCGGGCCCCATCCGTCCCGCCTCTCTCCGCAGAGCCGTCGTGGCCCTGAAAAGAAAGTAGAGGAAGACAAAGAGAGCTCGTTTTTGATGGACATAGATGCTTTTGTCAGCCAGTTTTTAGAAGGAACCGCAGACCCCACGGAACAGGTGAGAGGAGAACCACCCCCTGGAGACCCCCACAATCAGTCCTCTGAGAAATCAGAGGAGAAATTTGTCCCGAGACGAGAGTGGAAGATCCATCTGACGCCAATTGAccctgagaaaaaacaaaggcAGGACAGTAGAAGGCAGCTGATCCAAGATGTGTGCAGTAACAAAAGTTATTTTGACTTCCCCGGAAAGAACAGGACTTTTGACGACATACCCAATAAAGAGTTGGATCACCTCATCGTGGACGACAGGCATGGGATCATTTATTGTTACGTTCCCAAGGTGGCCTGCACAAACTGGAAGCGCATCATGATCGTGCTGAGCGAGAGCCTGTTATTGGACGGCGTGCCCTACCAAGACCCTCTAGATGTTCCTCAGGAGCTCATCCATAACAGTAGCCTGCACTTCACCTTCAACAAGTTCTGGAAGCGCTATGGAAAGTTCTCACGGCACCTCATGAAAATCAAGCTTAAGAAATACACCAAGTTTTTGTTCGTCAGGGATCCTTTCGTGCGACTGATCTCCGCCTATCGCAACAAATTCGAACAGGAGAACGAAGACTTTTACAAAAGATTTGCAGTCGTCATGTTGAGAAAATTCAGCAATTACTCGGATCCACCAGCATCCGTCGTGGACGCTTTTGCCGCTGGGATTCGACCGTCTTTCTCCAATTTCGTTCAGTATTTATTGGATCCTAACACTGAGAAAGAGATGCCTTTCAATGAGCACTGGAGACAAATATACCGTCTGTGCCATCCCTGCCAgataaattatgattttgtggGGAAGCTGGAGACCTTGGATGAGGACGCTGAACATTTGTTGCGGATTCTCCGCGTAGACAATGTCGTCGAGTTCCCACAAAGTCATCGCAATCGAACGGTCAGCAGTTGGGAGCAGGACTGGTTTGCCAACATACCATTGGAGTCCAGAAAAGAGCTGTACAGGCTCTATGAGGCCGACTTTAAACTATTTGGATATTCTAAACCAGAGAAGCTGGTACATGAGTGA
- the LOC109055614 gene encoding eukaryotic translation initiation factor 3 subunit B, which yields MRDTDNMEAEMEYDDGEEEPSFSDPEDFVDDISDQELLGDVLRDKPQEADGIDSVVVVDNVPQVGPDRLEKLKNVIQKIFSKFGKITNDFYPVADGKTKGYIFLEYSAPSHAQEAVKNADGYKLDKQHTFRVNLFTDFDKYMSISDEWEAPEKQPFKDFGNLRHWMEDSDCRDQYSVIYDSGERTGIFANDVKEPIEVEERARWTETYVRWSPKGTYLATFHQRGIALWGGEKFKQIQRFSHQGVQLIDFSPCERYVVTFSPLMDTKDDPQAIIIWDVLTGQKKRGFHCESSAHWPIFKWSPDGKFFARMTQDTLSIYETPSMGLLDKKSLKINGIKDFSWSPGDNIIAFWVPEDKDIPARVTLMQLPSRNEIRVRNLFNVVDCKLHWQKNGDYLCVKVDRTPKGTQGVVTNFEIFRMREKQVPVDVVEMKEGIIAFAWEPNGSKFAVLHGESPRINVSFYHVKNNGKIDLIKMFDKQQANSIFWSPQGQFLVLAGLRSMNGALAFVDTSDCTMMNIAEHYMASDVEWDPTGRYVVTSVSWWSHKVDNAFWLWTFQGRLLQKNNKERFCQLLWRPRPPSLLTQEQIKLIKKDLKKYSKIFEQKDRLSQSKASKELVDKRRTMMEDYRKYRERAMDMYNEQRPLRLELRGGVDTDELDSNVDDWEEETIEFFINEEIIPIGDL from the exons ATGCGAGACACGGATAATATGGAGGCCGAAATGGAGTATGACGACGGAGAAGAAGAGCCTTCGTTCAGTGATCCTGAGGATTTCGTGGATGACATCAGTGATCAGG AGCTGCTGGGGGATGTTCTCAGGGATAAACCTCAGGAGGCTGACGGCATCGACTCGGTCGTTGTGGTTGATAATGTCCCTCAGGTTGGACCAGATCGTCTGGAGAAACTCAAGAACGTCATCCAGAAGATCTTCTCAAAGTTTGGCAAAATCACCAATGACTTCTATCCAGTCGCAGATGGAAAGACCAAGGG GTACATTTTCCTGGAGTATTCTGCACCAAGTCATGCTCAAGAAGCTGTGAAGAACGCTGATGGCTACAAGCTGGACAAGCAGCACACTTTCCGCGTCAACCTGTTCACAGACTTTGACAA GTACATGTCAATCAGTGATGAGTGGGAAGCTCCTGAGAAGCAGCCCTTTAAAGATTTT GGGAATCTGCGTCACTGGATGGAGGATTCTGACTGTCGTGATCAGTACAGCGTAATCTATGACTCTGGGGAAAGAACAGGCATATTTGCTAATGATGTCAAGGAACCAATTGAAGTTGAGGAGAGAGCG CGCTGGACCGAGACATACGTGCGCTGGTCTCCAAAAGGCACCTATCTGGCAACATTCCATCAGAGAGGCATTGCTCTCTGGGGCGGTGAGAAGTTCAAGCAGATCCAGAGGTTCAGTCATCAGGGGGTTCAGCTCATTGATTTCTCACCCTGTGAGAG ATATGTGGTAACATTCAGCCCTCTTATGGACACTAAAGATGACCCACAGGCTATCATCATCTGGGATGTTCTCACAGGACAGAAGAAAAGAGGCTTTCACTGTGAAAGCTCTGCCCACTGGCCAATTTTCAA GTGGAGTCCAGATGGGAAGTTCTTTGCCCGAATGACGCAGGACACACTGAGCATCTATGAGACACCA TCAATGGGTCTTTTGGACAAGAAGAGTTTGAAGATAAATGGAATTAA GGATTTCTCTTGGTCACCTGGTGATAATATCATTGCATTCTGGGTTCCTGAGGATAAGGACATCCCAGCTAGAGTAACACTCATGCAGCTTCCATCCAGGAACGAGATCAGAGTCCGCAACCTGTTTAATGTTGTGGACTGCAAACTTCACTGGCAGAAAAACGGAGACTATCTCTGTGTGAAAGTGGACAGGACACCCAAAGGAACACAG GGCGTTGTCACCAACTTTGAGATCTTCAGAATGAGAGAGAAGCAGGTCCCTGTGGATGTGGTGGAGATGAAAG AGGGCATCATTGCCTTTGCTTGGGAACCAAATGGCAGCAAGTTTGCTGTGCTACATGGTGAATCTCCCAGAATCAATGTATCATTCTACCATGTGAAGAACAATGGCAAAATTGACTTAATAA aaatgtttgACAAGCAACAGGCAAATAGCATCTTCTGGAGTCCCCAGGGGCAGTTTTTGGTGTTGGCTGGGTTGAGGAG CATGAATGGAGCTCTTGCTTTTGTGGACACGTCAGACTGCACCATGATGAACATCGCAGAGCATTACATGGCCTCAGATGTAGAATGGGACCCCACTGGACGATATGTTGTGACGTCTGTCTCCTGGTGGAGCCACAAG gtgGACAATGCCTTTTGGCTGTGGACATTCCAGGGCCGTCTGCTGCAGAAGAACAACAAAGAGCGATTCTGCCAGCTGCTGTGGAGGCCCCGTCCACCCTCTCTCCTGACTCAAGAGCAAATAAAG CTCATTAAGAAGGACTTGAAGAAATACTCCAAGATCTTTGAGCAGAAAGATCGTCTCAGTCAGTCCAAGGCATCAAAG GAACTGGTGGACAAGAGACGTACCATGATGGAGGACTATCGCAAATACCGTGAGAGAGCCATGGACATGTACAACGAGCAGAGACCTCTCCGCCTTGAACTCAGAGGAG GAGTGGACACTGATGAGCTGGACAGCAATGTCGATGACTGGGAGGAAGAGACCATTGAGTTTTTCATCAATGAAGAAATTATTCCCATTGGAGATCTGTAA